Sequence from the Rhodococcus jostii RHA1 genome:
GCGACCAGTCGACGCTCGCCAGCATCGCGAACAGTGGCAGGACGACGAACAGTCCGCCCAGTGCCGCCGGAACGAAGATCCAGCCCGGAAGCCCGGACGGGACTCTGACGCGCGCCGCCCGGATCACGGCTGGGCGAACCCTGCCCTCGCCAGCACTGCCTGACCGTCGGGTCCCGTGACGAGGTCGACGAAGCCCTGCGCTGCGTCCGGTGTCTTCGAAGCGGACAGCGTCGCAATGCGATAGGTGTTCACAGCCTGCGCGGCCTCGGGGAACGCCACGGCCGTCACCTTGTCGCCCGCGCTCGCCGCGTCGGTGACGTACACCAGTCCGGCGTCGGCCTGGCCGGCCGTCACCTTGTTCAGCACGTCGGTGACCGACGACTCCTCGCTGACCGGGTTGAGGTCGACACCCGACGCGGTCTCGACCTTCTGCGTCGCGGAACCGCACGGAACCTGCGGGGCACACGTGACCACCAGCGTCCCCTCACGGTTCAGATCCGCGAAAGACGTGATCCCCTTGGGGTTTCCGGGTGCCGTCACGATGGTCAGGGTGTTGGTGGCGAAATCGACGGGACTGCCCTCGACGAGCCCGGCGTCGACCACCTTCGTCATGTTGTCGGTGTCGGCGGACGCGAACACGTCGGCCGAGGCGCCCTGGTCGAGTTGAGCGGCGAGGTCGGAGGATCCCGCGAAGCTGAACTCCACGTGCGATCCGGGGTTCGCGGTCTCGTACATCTGGCCGAGTTCCGTGAACGTGCCCTTCAGCGACGCGGCGGCGAACACCGTGATGTCGCCAACCGGCGCGGACGCGGACGCCGGCTCGGCCGGACCCGAGGCTCCGCTGTCGTCGTTCGAACCGCAACCGGTGAGAAGACCGAGACCGAGCGCGGCCGCGGCAGCCCCCGTCGTGGCCCGGCGCCAGGACATTCTCATGAAATTCCTCCAGGTGTTTCGACGATCACCGTGGTCGACTTGACGACGGCGACCGCGACCTTGCCGGGCTCGAGCCCGAGATCGCGGACGGCTTCGCTGCTCATCAGGGAGACGACGCGAAAAGGCCCGCACTGCATCTCGACCTGGGCCATCACCTTGTCCATCACCACCGCGGTCACGATTCCGGTGAATCGGTTACGCGCCGAGGACTCCGATCCGAGCAGATCGGGGGACTTCGACGCGTTGGCGCGCGCGAACTCGGCGAGCGCCGGGCCGTCGACGACCTTGCGGCCCGACTCGTCCTTCTCCGCCGCGAGGCTGCCGTTGTCGATCCACCGCCGGACCGTGTCGTCGCTGACGCCGAGCAGTTCTGCTGCCTGTCGTATCCGGATACCCGTCATCCGAGAATTGTCCGCGCATGCGTCATACCGACATCCTATGTCGGCAAATACGGACCGATCAAGTGTGTATTTCCGCAGATGCGGATCAGTACACGTCGCGCACGTAGCGCTTGTCGGTCGCGAGCTGCTTCATGTACAGCTCGGTGTCCTCTTCGTCCAGGCGCCCATGGGTGCGAACGACTTCACGGACGGTCTCGTCGACGTCCTTCGCCATGCGGCTGGCGTCGCCGCAGACGTACAGCGAGGCACCCTCCTGCATCCAGCCCCACAGCTTGGCGCCGTGCTCGCGAATGCGGTCCTGCACATAGATCTTCTGCCGCTGGTCCCGGGAGAAGGCCGCATCGAGGTGGGTGAGAAATCCGTCGCGGTGCATAGCTTCCATCTCCTCGCGGTAGTAGAAGTCGGTAGCCTCGTGCTGCTCACCGAAGAACATCCAGTTCTTGCCCGTGTGACCCAATTCCCGGCGTTCGTGCAGGAATCCGCGGAACGGAGCGATGCCGGTACCGGGACCGACCATGATCATCGGTGCATCGGCGGCCTGCGGGGGACGGAAGTGCGCCGACTTCTGCACGAAGATCGGCACGTCGGCCTCGTCGCAGTGATCGGCGAGGAACGTCGAGCAGACCCCGGCGCGGTTCTTGCCCTCGTGGTTGTAGCGCACCGCGGAGACGGTCAGCTGCACCTCACCCGGATCGACCTTGGGGCTCGACGAGATCGAGTACAACCGCGGCTGCAGGCGCTTGAGGACGCTCAGCCACTCGTCCGCGTCGGCGTCGACCCCGTACTCCGCCAGCACGTCCATCGACTGCCGCCCCCACAGCCACTGCTGGAGCGCGATCTTGTTCTGCGGGCGCAGCAGCCGCGCCAGCTCGGTGTCCTGGGTGCGGCTCTGCACGAACCGCAGCAGCTCGGGGGTCACCTTCGTGATCTCGAGCTTCGTGCGCAGCGCCTCGCGCAGCGTCATCTCCGGCAGGTCCGGCAACTTCACGGGCGTGTCCGGGATCGACCGGGTGACCTTCAGCCACTCGTCGACGACGGCGTCGCTGTTGGTCGGCCAGACACCGAGAGCGTCGCCCGCCTCATAGGTGAACTCCGGATCGCTCACTTCGAAACCGAACTGCCGCACGTCCTTCGACGATCCGGCCGCGCTGAGCGGAATGTTCTTCGTCAACCGCGTGATCAACGGCGTCTTCCGGGTGAACGTCGCCGCCTTCTTCGCTGCGGGCCGGGCAGGTGCGGGTGTGGACGCCACCACGGTCGCACCGTCGGCCGCCGCACGCTCCCGGACCAGCTTCTGGACCTGGGTCAGCCACTGACGTGCCTGCTCCTCGTAGTCGGGTTCGCAGTCGACCCGCTCGGTGAGACGCTTCGCCTCCAGCTGCTCCAGCCGGGCGTCGATCCGCTTGCCGTGCCCGCAGAAGTCGTCGTAGTTGGAATCACCGAAAGCCAGCACGGCGTACCGGGTCTGCGACAACTTCGGGGCCTCGTCGCTGCTGAGCGCGGACCAGAAGCTGCTGCCGTTGTCGGGGGCGTCGCCGTCCCCGAACGTGCTGGTGATGATCAGGAGGTCGCGGACGTCGGCGAGGCCTGCGACGTCGTAGTCGTCCATGCTCGTCAGACGGGTGCCGTGCCCGGCCGCTTCGAGTTGTTCGGCACATTCGGCTGCGAACTCCTCGGCGTTGCCGGTCTGCGACGCCCACACCACCACCACGGGGTGCTGTACCGATTCAGCGTTCGCGTCCGGCACCACGACACTCTGCGGAACGTCGGAACGGGAGAACAGCCCCGCCATGAGACCGTCCAGCCACACTCGCTTGGACCCCGAGATCGGTGCGCTTCGCGGAAGAACCGGAACGCCCTGGATCGCGGTGGACTGCAGCCCCGACAGCAGCCCGGCGAGGTACATGCGTTCGTGCTCGTCGAAAGTGGGGGAGGCGGAGTCGTCCAGGCCCAGGATGCGACTCATCTCCGCGGCGGGCGAACCCTGCGCGAGGGTGAGCGCCCCACCGGTCTCCGGGACCTCCGGCGCCGACACCGGGGCCACCCGGGTCAGGGAGACGGCGCACGCCTTGAACTCCGGCTGGAAGGACGTGGGATCGACGGCGTCATTGGTGACGGCGTTGATGCTGAGGTACTCGCCGAAGGAGTCGTTCCAGTGGAACGGGGCGAAACACCCGCCGGCCAGGACGCGGTCGCTGACGACGGCGGGAAGGACGGCGCGACCGCGCCGCGACGCGACCTCCACCTTGTCGCCGTCGGTGATCGAAAGCTTCTGCGCATCAGCGGGATTGATCTCGACGAACGGGCCGGAGTGCAGCTTGTTGAGCTTGGCCACCTTGCCCGTCTTCGTCATCGTGTGCCACTGGTGCTGCAGGCGACCGGTGTTGAGGACGAAGGGGTAGTCGTCGTCGGGCATCTCGGCGGGCAGCATGTGCGGGCGCGGGAAGAAAGCGGCCTTGCCGGTCGCGGTGGCGAACGCCAGCCGGGGGAGTGAACCGTCGGGAGCCGACAGCAGGTTCTGGCTCACGCCGTCGTTGACGTAGCGGAGGGGGTTGCGGTCGGTGCGGTTGCCGGGCGGGCTCGGCCACTGCACCGGTGTCTCCCGCAGACGGTCGTAGGTGATGCCGCGAAGGTCGTAGCCGGTCCTGGGATTCCAGGTGCGCTTGATCTCCTCGAACACGTCCTCCGAGGAGTCGTAGGTGAACGCGTCCGCGTATCCCATCTCGCAGGCGACACGGGCGATGATCTGCCAGTCGGGCAGTGCCTGACCCGCCGGATCGACGGCCTGCTGCAACAGGGTGAGGTTGCGCTCGGAGTTGATCATCACCGAATCCGACTCCGCCCACAGCGCCCCGGGCAGCAGGATGTCGGCGTAACCGTTGGTCTCGGTGTCGAGGAAGACGTCCTGCGTGATCACGAGCTCGGCGGCCTCGAGGCCCTCGATCACCGTCCGCCGGTTCGCCACGGTGGCAACGGGATTGGTGCAGATGATCCAGCAGGCCTTGATCTCACCCGCCACCATCCGCTCGAACATGTCGACGGTTCCGGTGCCGACCTCCGTGCGGATACTGCCCTCCGGCAGCTCCCACAGATCCTCTATGAACGCCCGGTCGTCGGCGGCGAGCACCGACCGCTGCCCCGGCAGGCCGGGGCCCATGTACCCCATCTCGCGGCCACCCATCGCATTGGGCTGACCGGTGAGGGAGAACGGGCCGCTGCCCGGACGGCAGATCGCACCGGTGGCCAAGTGCAGGTTGCAGATCGCGTTGGTGTTCCACGTGCCGTGCGTGCTCTGGTTCAGCCCCATCGTCCAGCAGCTCATCCAGTTCTCGGCCTCACCGATCCACTGGGCGGCCCGACGGATCTCGGATTCGGGGATGCCGGTGATCTCCGCGACCTTCTCGGGGGTGTACTCCTCGAGGAACTCCGGCATCACCTCCCAGCCCTCGGTGAACTCGGCGATGAACTCGGGGTCGGTGTGCCCGTTCTTCACGAGCAGGTGCAGCAGGCCGTTGAGCAGCGCGAGGTCGGTGCCCGGCGCGATCTGCATGAACAGGTTCGACTTGTCGGCCGTCGCGTTGCGGCGCGGGTCGACCACGATCAGCTTGGCGCCGGCCTTGACGCGGTCCATCATCCGCAGGAACAGGATGGGGTGACAATCCGCCATGTTGGCGCCGATCACGAAGAACACGTCGGCCTTGTCGAAGTCCTGGTACGACCCGGGCGGGCCGTCCGCACCCAACGACTGCTTGTAGCCGGTGCCCGCACTGGCCATGCACAGCCTCGAGTTGGATTCGATCTGGTTGGTGCCCACGAAGCCCTTCGCGAGCTTGGTGATCAGGTACTGCGCCTCGATGGACATCTGACCGGAGACGTAGAAGGACAGGGCGTCCGGTCCGTGCTCGTCGAGTTGTGCCTTCAGCCGGCGCGCGGTCTCGCTGATGGCGGCGCCGACGTCGATCGAGGTGGGTGCCTCCCCGCGCTCGTCGCGGACGTACCCGGTTTCCATCCGGCCACCGGCCACCAGCATCTCGGCGCTCGTCGCCCCCTTGGTGCACAGCCGCCCGAAGTTGGTGGGATGGTCCTTGTCGCCGGACGCCTTGAGTACACGGCGCGCACTGGTCTCGGGATCGATCCCGACCTCGAGCACCATGCCGCAGCCGACACCGCAGTACGAGCAGGCGGTCTTCACGGTGGAAGTCCCGGCTTTCTGCTGCTGCATCGACTTAGCTCCTCACCTGCACGGTCGCAGCCTGTCCACCCGGCTCACGACCTGTATCAATGCTGCCGTGAACCGTGTTTCGTCGGGATTAACCCCCGTGAGCGTTCGGTGACGTCTCTCGCACCCGGACCCGGGCCCGGTGGTGATGTCGACCAGGCCGTGTGACCGTCGTCACGTCAGGTGAACGGCCGCCCGAAAGCGGAATAAGGAGATGAGACGTCGACCCGAACGGATCGACGCTCGGTCAGCCCTGCTGCGTGGCCCACCACGACAGCAGTTCGGCCTCGGCCTCGTCGCGGCTGAGGGGGCCACGATCGAGCCGGAGCTCCTTCAGGTACTTCCACGCCTTACCGACGTCGGGGCCCGCCGGAATGCCGAGCAACTCCATGATCGCGTTGCCGTCGAGGTCAGGGCGCACCCGCGCGAGATCTTCCTGCTCGGCGAGCCGGGCGATCCGCTCCTCGATGTCGTCGTATGTCGCCTGCAGGGCGGCCGCCCGCCGCTTGTTACGGGTGGTGCAATCGGCGCGGACCAGCTTGTGCAGCCGCGGCAGCAGCGGGCCGGCATCGGTCACGTACCGGCGCACGGCGGAATCCGTCCACTGACCCTTGCCGTAACCGTGGAACCGCAGGTGGAGGAACACCAGCTGCGAGACGTCGTCGACCATCTGCTTCGAATACTTCAGCGCCCGCATCCGCTTGCGGACCATCTTCGCGCCGACCACCTCGTGGTGGTGGAAGCTCACACCACCGCCCGGCTCGTTGCGCTTCGTGTCCGGTTTACCGATGTCGTGCAGCAGCGCCGCCCACCGCAACACCAGGTCGGGGTCGCCGTCCTCGAGGTCGACGGCCTGCTTCAGCACGGTCAGCGAATGCCAGTACACGTCCTTGTGCTGGTGGTGCTCGTCGATCTCGAGCTTCATCTGCGGCACCTCGGGCAGCACGAAATCGGCGAGACCCGTCTCGCACATCACGTTCATGCCGTCGATGGGGAACTCGCCGAGAATCAGCTTGTCGAGTTCGGCCCGCACGCGTTCGGCCGTGATCCGCTCGATCTGAGGCGCCATGTCGACGATGGCCTGATGCACACGCTCGTGCAGCGTGAACCCCAGCTGGGACACGAACCGGGCGGCCCGCAACATGCGCAACGGATCGTCGTTGAAGGAGTTCTCCGGCGCCGACGGCGTGTCCAGCACCCCGGCCAGCAGCGCGTTCATGCCGCCCAGAGGATCGACGAAGTCCTGCGATCCGTCCGCACCGATCCGCACGGCCATCGCGTTGACCGTGAAATCGCGCCGCACCAGATCGTCCTCGAGCTTCGTCCCGAACTGGACGACCGGATTGCGCGACACCCGGTCGTAGGCGTCGGCGCGATACGTCGTGATCTCGATCTGCTGGCCCGCCTTGGCGGCGCTGATCGTCCCGAACTCGATGCCCGTGTCCCACTGGTTGTCGGCCCAGCCGGACAGCAGTTTCTGCACCCGCTCCGGGTGGGCGTCGGTGGTGAAGTCGAGGTCGGTGCCGAGGCGGCCCAGGATCGCGTCCCGGACACTGCCCCCCACCAGGTACAACTCGTGACCGGCGGCGGCGAACCTCTCACCGAGCGGCGTCAGGACTTCGGACAGCTCGCGCAGCGTCACCGCGGCGCCGGCAAGCAGTCGCGTACGGCGCTCGTCGTCGAGAGAAGGGGCAGTCACGTCCAGGAAGCTTACCGAGGTGCGCAAATAGCGAGATACGCATACACGCTGTCACCTCGCCGTTCGGTTCACCACAGGTGTGTCACGAAGCGTCTCGGTTCGGGTGCGGCGTTCCGGTGGAGACGGCAAAGCCAACTACTATCGATGGGGTGTCTGCTGCCGAACGTGCGAACAGGAGTCGCCGCAACTCGCGGCGGCGCGGCGCCGTCGGCAAACCCGCGAAACCCCACATGAGGACGGTTCGCGAAACTTCGGCGGGCGGGCTCGTCGTCAACGGTCTCGGCGGACCGCGGGAGAATCTGTGCGCCGCGCTGATCGGACGCACCGACCGACGCGGGCGGTTGCTGTGGTCGCTGCCCAAGGGACACATCGAGCAGGGCGAGACCGCCGAACAGACCGCGATGCGTGAGGTCGAGGAAGAGACCGGCATCCAGGGCACCGTCCTCGCGTCGCTCGGCAGCATCGACTACTGGTTCGTCACCGAGGGCCGGCGGGTCCACAAGACCGTCCACCACTATCTGCTGAGATGCCTCGGTGGGGAACTGTCGGACGAAGACGTGGAAGTCACCGAGGTAGCGTGGGTGCCGCTCGCCGAGCTGGGATCACGCCTGGCCTACGCAGACGAACGGAAACTCGCAGAAATCGCCGGTGACTTGATCTCCAAGATGACTACCACCCCGACCGCTCCCGACCTGAAGCTCCAGAAGGGGCCAGACGCCGGATGAGGATGGCTTTGCGTCGGGTCGGTGCCGTGACGTTGACCGCACTCGCGGTCGTTCTGGCTCCCACCAGCACCGTGGTGGCTGCGGCCCAGGACCCGGTGCCGCCCGAGAGCGCCGGGACCCAGACGGTCGACGAGGACCCCGAGTTTCTCGAACTGCACATCGACGACGTCACGCCGTCCACGGTCACCACCACCAGCGACCCGTTCGTCACCGTCACGGGCTCGGTGAAGAACATCGGTGACCGCACGGTCCGCGACGTCGGCGTGCGGTTGCAGCGCGCTCCCGCCGTCGCGAGCAGCGAGGGCCTCCGTACGTCCCTCACCCTCGATCAGTCGCGGTACGACACGGTCGGCATGTTCGACACGGTCGCGGGCCGCCTCGACGAGGGGCAGAGCAAGCAGTTCACGTTGTCGCTGCCACTGCGGTCCGACACCGACATCTCCCTCGACATCACCGAACCCGGCGTGTATCCGCTGATGGTGAACGTGAACGGCACCCCCGAGTACGGCGGTGCGGCGCGTCTCGACGACGCCCGTTTCCTGCTCCCCGTGTTCGGGGTCCCCGGCACTCCGGCCGTGCCCCCGGACATCTCCAGTCCCGTCGCCGTCACCATGATGTGGCCGCTCGCCGACCGGCCCCGGCTCGCGGCGGGGGTGCCCGGCTCCGTCACCGAACCGGTCCGTCTCGTCGACGACGACCTCGCGACCTCGCTCGCGGACGGCGGCCGCCTCGACGAACTGCTGGGCGCGGCGGAGTTCGCCACCCGGGAGAGCGTCGACCGCGATCACACGCTCCGGGACAGTCTGTGCCTGGCCGTCGACCCGGACCTGCTGATCACCGTCGAGAACATGGCGCGTGGATATCTGGTGGTGGACGACCCGTCCGATCCCACCGGTTCCGCGCACGAGGGCGCCGGTAAGGATGCCGCGTCGGCGTGGCTCGACCGCGCCCGGTCGCTGGCCGCGTCCATGTGCACCACGTCGGTGCCGTTCGCGCAGGCCGACTTGTCCGCGATCACCGAGGTCGCGAACCCGGACCTCACCGCGACCGCCGTCGAAGCCCCCGCGGACATCGTCGACAACGTTCTGGGTGTCACGTCGCTGCGCAATTTCGTGTGGAGCGACGCCGGGGTGCTCGACGACGCGACGGCCCAGATGCTCCGCGGAGACGAGGCGACCACCACGCTCGTGGCCGCGAATTCCATCGACACGACGACACCCCGCGACAGCGCCCACGTCATCGAGGCGACACCGCCCCCCGCGCCCGTTCCCGCGAACGGGGAGACGACCCCGGCGGCCACCGAGACGCCCGCCGCCACCGGAAGCGTCGACGCGCTGCTGTTCGATCCCGCGGTCGGCACGGCGCTCGCGGCCATGGGGGCGACACCGCAGACCCCCTCGTACACCCCGGAGCGCGCGCGGTACGACCTCTCGGACGATTCCCAGACCGCCCGGCTGCAGGACGCGCTCGGCGCGGTGTCCTGGTCTGCCCTCGAACCCGAGGCCGCACGGGCCGCCGGCACCCCGCGATCGCTGATGGTGGTGCCACCGCAGCTGTGGACGGCAGGCGCCGAGGACGCGAAGACACTGCTGTCCACGGTGTCCTCGCTGATGCGCTCGGGGCTGGCGACGCCCCGGCCACTGCCCGCGATCCTGGGACGGCAGCCCGGATCACCCGAGATCGCGACCCTGGAGTACCCGGATCAGGCCGCCGAGGACGGCGTCCCCGCCCACATCCGCGACGCCGCCGCCACGCAGACACCCCGCATCGAGGCACTGAACGCCGCGCTGGTCGACGACCCGCAGGCCCCGCTCACCCCGGAACGCTTCACCGCACCGCTGCGGGAGGACCTCCTGCGCTCGATGAGCCTCGCGCATCGCCGCGACGACGAACGACGGTCCGCGGAAGAGGCGTCCGACGTGCGCGCCGACGAGGTGGCCGAGACCATGGACGACCTGTTCGGGGCCGTCACCGTCGTGTCGCCGGGCGGCGTCTACACGCTGGCCTCGGAACAGAGCCCACTGCTGCTGGTGGCCAGGAACGACCTGCCGGTCGGGATCACCGTCCGCCTCCAGGTGGATGCGCCGTCGGGGATG
This genomic interval carries:
- the modA gene encoding molybdate ABC transporter substrate-binding protein, producing MRMSWRRATTGAAAAALGLGLLTGCGSNDDSGASGPAEPASASAPVGDITVFAAASLKGTFTELGQMYETANPGSHVEFSFAGSSDLAAQLDQGASADVFASADTDNMTKVVDAGLVEGSPVDFATNTLTIVTAPGNPKGITSFADLNREGTLVVTCAPQVPCGSATQKVETASGVDLNPVSEESSVTDVLNKVTAGQADAGLVYVTDAASAGDKVTAVAFPEAAQAVNTYRIATLSASKTPDAAQGFVDLVTGPDGQAVLARAGFAQP
- a CDS encoding TOBE domain-containing protein, which encodes MTGIRIRQAAELLGVSDDTVRRWIDNGSLAAEKDESGRKVVDGPALAEFARANASKSPDLLGSESSARNRFTGIVTAVVMDKVMAQVEMQCGPFRVVSLMSSEAVRDLGLEPGKVAVAVVKSTTVIVETPGGIS
- a CDS encoding bifunctional nitrate reductase/sulfite reductase flavoprotein subunit alpha; this encodes MQQQKAGTSTVKTACSYCGVGCGMVLEVGIDPETSARRVLKASGDKDHPTNFGRLCTKGATSAEMLVAGGRMETGYVRDERGEAPTSIDVGAAISETARRLKAQLDEHGPDALSFYVSGQMSIEAQYLITKLAKGFVGTNQIESNSRLCMASAGTGYKQSLGADGPPGSYQDFDKADVFFVIGANMADCHPILFLRMMDRVKAGAKLIVVDPRRNATADKSNLFMQIAPGTDLALLNGLLHLLVKNGHTDPEFIAEFTEGWEVMPEFLEEYTPEKVAEITGIPESEIRRAAQWIGEAENWMSCWTMGLNQSTHGTWNTNAICNLHLATGAICRPGSGPFSLTGQPNAMGGREMGYMGPGLPGQRSVLAADDRAFIEDLWELPEGSIRTEVGTGTVDMFERMVAGEIKACWIICTNPVATVANRRTVIEGLEAAELVITQDVFLDTETNGYADILLPGALWAESDSVMINSERNLTLLQQAVDPAGQALPDWQIIARVACEMGYADAFTYDSSEDVFEEIKRTWNPRTGYDLRGITYDRLRETPVQWPSPPGNRTDRNPLRYVNDGVSQNLLSAPDGSLPRLAFATATGKAAFFPRPHMLPAEMPDDDYPFVLNTGRLQHQWHTMTKTGKVAKLNKLHSGPFVEINPADAQKLSITDGDKVEVASRRGRAVLPAVVSDRVLAGGCFAPFHWNDSFGEYLSINAVTNDAVDPTSFQPEFKACAVSLTRVAPVSAPEVPETGGALTLAQGSPAAEMSRILGLDDSASPTFDEHERMYLAGLLSGLQSTAIQGVPVLPRSAPISGSKRVWLDGLMAGLFSRSDVPQSVVVPDANAESVQHPVVVVWASQTGNAEEFAAECAEQLEAAGHGTRLTSMDDYDVAGLADVRDLLIITSTFGDGDAPDNGSSFWSALSSDEAPKLSQTRYAVLAFGDSNYDDFCGHGKRIDARLEQLEAKRLTERVDCEPDYEEQARQWLTQVQKLVRERAAADGATVVASTPAPARPAAKKAATFTRKTPLITRLTKNIPLSAAGSSKDVRQFGFEVSDPEFTYEAGDALGVWPTNSDAVVDEWLKVTRSIPDTPVKLPDLPEMTLREALRTKLEITKVTPELLRFVQSRTQDTELARLLRPQNKIALQQWLWGRQSMDVLAEYGVDADADEWLSVLKRLQPRLYSISSSPKVDPGEVQLTVSAVRYNHEGKNRAGVCSTFLADHCDEADVPIFVQKSAHFRPPQAADAPMIMVGPGTGIAPFRGFLHERRELGHTGKNWMFFGEQHEATDFYYREEMEAMHRDGFLTHLDAAFSRDQRQKIYVQDRIREHGAKLWGWMQEGASLYVCGDASRMAKDVDETVREVVRTHGRLDEEDTELYMKQLATDKRYVRDVY
- a CDS encoding CCA tRNA nucleotidyltransferase, giving the protein MTAPSLDDERRTRLLAGAAVTLRELSEVLTPLGERFAAAGHELYLVGGSVRDAILGRLGTDLDFTTDAHPERVQKLLSGWADNQWDTGIEFGTISAAKAGQQIEITTYRADAYDRVSRNPVVQFGTKLEDDLVRRDFTVNAMAVRIGADGSQDFVDPLGGMNALLAGVLDTPSAPENSFNDDPLRMLRAARFVSQLGFTLHERVHQAIVDMAPQIERITAERVRAELDKLILGEFPIDGMNVMCETGLADFVLPEVPQMKLEIDEHHQHKDVYWHSLTVLKQAVDLEDGDPDLVLRWAALLHDIGKPDTKRNEPGGGVSFHHHEVVGAKMVRKRMRALKYSKQMVDDVSQLVFLHLRFHGYGKGQWTDSAVRRYVTDAGPLLPRLHKLVRADCTTRNKRRAAALQATYDDIEERIARLAEQEDLARVRPDLDGNAIMELLGIPAGPDVGKAWKYLKELRLDRGPLSRDEAEAELLSWWATQQG
- a CDS encoding NUDIX hydrolase, with the translated sequence MSAAERANRSRRNSRRRGAVGKPAKPHMRTVRETSAGGLVVNGLGGPRENLCAALIGRTDRRGRLLWSLPKGHIEQGETAEQTAMREVEEETGIQGTVLASLGSIDYWFVTEGRRVHKTVHHYLLRCLGGELSDEDVEVTEVAWVPLAELGSRLAYADERKLAEIAGDLISKMTTTPTAPDLKLQKGPDAG
- a CDS encoding DUF6049 family protein — its product is MALRRVGAVTLTALAVVLAPTSTVVAAAQDPVPPESAGTQTVDEDPEFLELHIDDVTPSTVTTTSDPFVTVTGSVKNIGDRTVRDVGVRLQRAPAVASSEGLRTSLTLDQSRYDTVGMFDTVAGRLDEGQSKQFTLSLPLRSDTDISLDITEPGVYPLMVNVNGTPEYGGAARLDDARFLLPVFGVPGTPAVPPDISSPVAVTMMWPLADRPRLAAGVPGSVTEPVRLVDDDLATSLADGGRLDELLGAAEFATRESVDRDHTLRDSLCLAVDPDLLITVENMARGYLVVDDPSDPTGSAHEGAGKDAASAWLDRARSLAASMCTTSVPFAQADLSAITEVANPDLTATAVEAPADIVDNVLGVTSLRNFVWSDAGVLDDATAQMLRGDEATTTLVAANSIDTTTPRDSAHVIEATPPPAPVPANGETTPAATETPAATGSVDALLFDPAVGTALAAMGATPQTPSYTPERARYDLSDDSQTARLQDALGAVSWSALEPEAARAAGTPRSLMVVPPQLWTAGAEDAKTLLSTVSSLMRSGLATPRPLPAILGRQPGSPEIATLEYPDQAAEDGVPAHIRDAAATQTPRIEALNAALVDDPQAPLTPERFTAPLREDLLRSMSLAHRRDDERRSAEEASDVRADEVAETMDDLFGAVTVVSPGGVYTLASEQSPLLLVARNDLPVGITVRLQVDAPSGMTITDIGPTTLPPRGSRTLTVPTEANDSRKLVVKFSLTTADGQQLGEPTSVTVRSNAYGQALAILTACAGALLLFLAGRRLWHRFRGQPDPADEGYERS